Proteins encoded by one window of Vibrio panuliri:
- a CDS encoding TetR/AcrR family transcriptional regulator → MKTRDKIVLAALELFNEHGERNITTNHIAAHIDISPGNLYYHFRNKQEIVREIFTLYSNELLERFTPILEQQESLVLLKRYLNSIFTLMWKYRFFYANLPEILQRDEELHQDYIVVQEKLQANLVSIMADFVSLGLLQLSPSEMKSQVRTLHLIATSWLGYQSAMSPKTLITEEIIHQGMLQMIAVVKPRATETGLEQLQLLEEGVKAMHA, encoded by the coding sequence ATGAAGACGCGTGATAAAATTGTCCTCGCGGCTCTTGAGCTCTTTAATGAGCATGGCGAGCGAAACATCACTACCAATCATATTGCCGCGCATATTGATATCAGCCCGGGTAATCTCTACTACCATTTTCGCAATAAGCAGGAAATTGTCCGTGAGATTTTTACCCTGTATTCCAATGAGTTATTAGAGCGATTTACGCCAATCTTGGAGCAGCAAGAAAGCCTAGTGTTGTTGAAGCGTTATCTTAATTCGATCTTCACTTTGATGTGGAAATACCGCTTTTTCTACGCCAATCTACCCGAGATTTTGCAGCGAGACGAAGAGTTGCATCAAGACTACATTGTGGTGCAAGAAAAGCTCCAAGCGAACTTAGTTAGCATAATGGCAGACTTTGTCTCATTGGGCTTGCTTCAACTCTCTCCGAGTGAAATGAAATCTCAGGTTCGTACCTTGCATTTGATTGCCACCAGTTGGCTAGGTTATCAATCTGCCATGTCCCCTAAGACGCTGATCACCGAGGAGATCATCCATCAAGGGATGTTGCAAATGATTGCGGTCGTCAAGCCAAGAGCAACAGAGACGGGACTAGAGCAGTTGCAGTTATTGGAAGAAGGGGTCAAGGCGATGCATGCGTAA
- the nudC gene encoding NAD(+) diphosphatase yields the protein MIENSEIDQQCRAYWCVVSGSEVWLPEGELPIGSAEEFCFNLDKATCVGMYNALPVLWLNEQDVEQQLTLTSLRECLAFPQPLFLLVSKAVQYGHMSQSMRFCPLCGGRNHLNHNQLAMQCGECRTLHYPRIFPCIIVAVRKQDQILLAQHPRHRNGMYTVIAGFLEVGETLEQCVAREVKEETGIDVTNIRYFGSQPWAFPSSMMMGFLADYQSGSVKPDYSELSDAQWFSVEEMPPVAPEGTIARALIERTVADIKQHLTEK from the coding sequence ATGATAGAGAACAGTGAAATTGACCAACAGTGCCGTGCATACTGGTGTGTGGTTTCAGGTAGTGAGGTTTGGTTGCCAGAAGGTGAGTTGCCAATAGGCAGCGCAGAAGAATTTTGTTTCAATTTAGACAAAGCAACCTGCGTGGGTATGTATAACGCACTCCCAGTATTGTGGCTCAATGAGCAAGATGTAGAGCAGCAACTAACCCTGACTTCACTACGTGAGTGTTTGGCTTTTCCTCAACCGTTATTTTTGTTGGTGAGCAAAGCGGTGCAATATGGACATATGTCCCAAAGCATGCGTTTTTGCCCTTTGTGTGGCGGCAGGAATCATCTTAATCACAATCAGCTTGCCATGCAGTGTGGCGAGTGCCGAACATTGCATTATCCAAGGATTTTCCCCTGCATTATTGTTGCAGTGCGCAAACAAGATCAAATTCTTCTTGCCCAGCATCCACGCCATCGCAACGGCATGTACACGGTTATTGCGGGTTTCCTTGAGGTTGGCGAAACACTCGAGCAATGTGTCGCAAGGGAAGTTAAGGAAGAAACCGGCATCGACGTGACCAATATTCGTTATTTTGGTAGTCAGCCATGGGCATTTCCTTCCAGTATGATGATGGGATTCTTGGCCGATTATCAGTCAGGCAGTGTTAAACCTGATTACAGCGAATTGAGTGACGCTCAGTGGTTTTCGGTTGAGGAGATGCCTCCAGTGGCTCCGGAGGGGACGATTGCCCGAGCACTAATAGAACGAACAGTGGCGGATATAAAACAGCATCTTACTGAAAAATAG
- a CDS encoding Rsd/AlgQ family anti-sigma factor: MVMLKKFKQTQEQWGGSSEVIDHWLETRQSLIVEYCKLAALQPASQKAPLSSLPTPAELQSFCQHLVDYISEGHFKIYDMVMDKWRTTGFQATDEINTAYAKIVLTTDPLLNFTDKYADVSDEDTLDDFDEDLSNVGEILEIRFGVEDHLIQLIADSLAVPPGA; encoded by the coding sequence ATGGTCATGCTAAAAAAATTCAAACAAACACAGGAACAGTGGGGTGGCTCAAGTGAAGTCATCGACCATTGGTTAGAGACTCGTCAGTCACTGATTGTCGAGTACTGTAAGCTTGCCGCGCTTCAACCCGCTAGTCAAAAAGCTCCCCTTTCTTCGCTGCCAACCCCGGCTGAACTCCAAAGCTTTTGCCAACATCTTGTCGACTATATTTCTGAAGGTCATTTTAAGATCTACGATATGGTGATGGATAAGTGGCGAACAACCGGATTTCAAGCCACTGATGAAATCAATACGGCTTACGCCAAAATTGTTTTAACCACCGACCCTTTACTTAACTTCACTGACAAATACGCCGATGTGAGTGATGAAGACACACTCGATGATTTTGATGAAGATCTGTCTAATGTCGGAGAAATTTTAGAAATCAGGTTTGGTGTGGAAGATCACCTTATCCAATTAATTGCCGATAGCTTAGCAGTGCCACCGGGCGCGTAG
- the hemE gene encoding uroporphyrinogen decarboxylase, which translates to MTELKNDRYLRALLKQPVDYTPVWMMRQAGRYLPEYKATRAQAGDFMSLCRNAELASEVTLQPLRRFPLDAAILFSDILTIPDAMGLGLRFETGEGPVFDKPITCKADVDKIGIPDPEGELQYVMNAVRQIRKDLQGEVPLIGFSGSPWTLATYMVEGGSSKAFTKIKKMMYAEPQTLHLLLDKLADSVIEYLNAQIKAGAQSVMVFDTWGGVLTPRDYNLFSLQYMHKIVDGLIRENDGRRVPVTLFTKNGGMWLEQIAATGCDAVGLDWTINIADAKARIGDKVALQGNMDPSMLYASPERIREEVSSILEGYGDAGTGHVFNLGHGIHLDVPPENAGVFVEAVHELSKPYHK; encoded by the coding sequence ATGACAGAATTAAAGAATGATCGTTATCTGCGCGCGCTTTTAAAACAGCCGGTAGATTACACCCCAGTATGGATGATGCGCCAAGCAGGTCGTTACCTACCTGAGTACAAAGCGACGCGCGCCCAAGCGGGTGATTTTATGTCACTGTGTCGTAACGCAGAGCTCGCTTCTGAAGTGACTCTTCAGCCTTTACGTCGTTTCCCGTTGGACGCGGCCATTTTGTTCTCTGATATTCTGACCATTCCCGATGCAATGGGGCTTGGTTTACGTTTTGAAACAGGTGAAGGCCCGGTTTTTGATAAACCAATCACTTGTAAGGCAGACGTGGATAAGATCGGCATTCCGGACCCAGAAGGTGAACTGCAGTATGTGATGAACGCAGTACGTCAGATCCGTAAAGATCTTCAAGGTGAAGTGCCATTGATCGGTTTCTCAGGAAGCCCTTGGACACTCGCTACCTACATGGTAGAAGGTGGTAGCTCGAAAGCCTTCACCAAAATTAAAAAAATGATGTACGCAGAGCCACAAACTCTGCACTTGTTACTGGATAAGCTGGCCGATAGCGTTATCGAGTACCTTAACGCGCAAATCAAAGCGGGTGCACAGTCAGTAATGGTGTTTGACACTTGGGGTGGTGTTTTGACTCCTCGTGATTACAACCTGTTCTCGCTGCAATACATGCATAAGATTGTTGATGGTCTTATCCGTGAAAATGATGGTCGTCGTGTACCGGTGACTTTGTTCACGAAGAACGGTGGTATGTGGCTTGAACAGATCGCAGCAACAGGCTGTGACGCTGTCGGTCTAGACTGGACAATCAACATTGCTGATGCGAAAGCGCGCATTGGCGATAAAGTGGCGCTGCAAGGTAACATGGATCCTTCAATGTTATACGCATCACCTGAGCGTATTCGTGAAGAAGTGTCATCAATCCTAGAAGGCTATGGTGATGCAGGTACAGGTCATGTATTTAACCTAGGCCATGGTATCCATCTGGATGTTCCACCAGAAAATGCTGGTGTGTTTGTGGAAGCGGTTCACGAGCTTTCTAAACCGTATCACAAGTAA